A region from the endosymbiont of Galathealinum brachiosum genome encodes:
- a CDS encoding glutathione S-transferase, with translation MVILYQFPISHFCEKARWALDYKGIPYKVKNLLPGPHVKQVMSIAKRSEVPVLKHEANIIQHSDKIIDYLDEKFTDHRLTPVDDETRVKALEWEAFVDKEVGPNLRTFFYHSLLDHPKLLIPIFTYKGPWYGKILMKFFFPALRLKMIKLMRINDETALQAKLDLKLAIDKLNLHLSEHKFLAGDTFSRADLAAASLLAPLVQPDKYGLPWPSPLPAALQTTIDEWSGELEWVKQLYIEYR, from the coding sequence ATGGTGATTTTATATCAGTTTCCAATTTCACATTTCTGTGAAAAAGCCCGTTGGGCACTCGACTATAAAGGTATTCCATATAAGGTTAAAAACCTGTTGCCCGGGCCACATGTAAAGCAGGTAATGTCTATAGCTAAGCGATCAGAAGTACCTGTGTTGAAACATGAAGCTAATATTATTCAGCATTCTGATAAAATCATTGATTATTTAGATGAAAAATTTACTGATCACAGGTTAACCCCGGTAGATGATGAAACTCGAGTTAAAGCTCTGGAGTGGGAGGCTTTCGTTGATAAGGAGGTTGGGCCGAATTTACGCACTTTTTTTTATCATTCATTACTTGATCATCCGAAACTCCTGATACCTATCTTTACATATAAGGGGCCCTGGTATGGGAAAATATTAATGAAGTTCTTTTTTCCTGCATTACGTTTAAAAATGATTAAACTCATGAGGATCAATGATGAAACTGCATTACAGGCAAAACTGGATTTAAAACTGGCAATCGATAAATTAAATCTTCATTTATCAGAACATAAGTTTTTGGCTGGTGATACTTTTAGCCGTGCAGATCTGGCAGCAGCTTCTTTATTGGCGCCATTAGTTCAGCCTGATAAATATGGATTACCCTGGCCATCGCCATTGCCTGCGGCATTACAAACAACCATAGATGAATGGAGTGGTGAGTTAGAATGGGTGAAACAATTATATATTGAATATAGATGA
- a CDS encoding nitroreductase family protein: MKIEEAIITRRSIKHFDPKHKLSEVEINKLLSLAILSPTAFNQQNWRFVIIDDTELRNTIRSHSWDQAQITDASLFIVLCADLKAWEKQPQRYWVNAPDDVRALMLPAMDDYYRNKHQVQRDEAMRSCGIAAQTLMLSARSMGYDSCPMDGFDFDEIAKIIHLPEDHVITMFITIGKEIKPAWPRPGQLSLEDIVFKDNF, translated from the coding sequence ATGAAAATAGAAGAAGCTATAATTACGCGAAGATCAATTAAACACTTTGATCCGAAACATAAACTCAGTGAAGTTGAAATAAACAAATTACTTTCATTAGCCATACTATCACCAACGGCTTTTAACCAACAAAACTGGCGTTTTGTAATAATTGATGACACTGAATTAAGAAACACTATTCGCTCACATTCATGGGATCAGGCACAAATTACAGATGCTTCATTATTTATCGTACTTTGCGCAGATTTAAAAGCATGGGAAAAGCAACCTCAGCGTTACTGGGTTAACGCACCCGATGATGTACGTGCTTTAATGTTACCTGCCATGGATGATTATTACCGTAATAAACATCAGGTTCAGCGAGATGAAGCCATGCGCTCATGTGGTATTGCAGCCCAAACTCTCATGTTAAGCGCAAGATCAATGGGATATGATTCGTGCCCAATGGATGGCTTTGATTTTGATGAAATTGCTAAAATAATACATCTACCCGAAGATCATGTGATCACTATGTTTATTACGATAGGAAAGGAGATCAAACCCGCATGGCCAAGACCCGGCCAGTTATCACTGGAAGATATAGTATTTAAAGATAATTTTTAA
- a CDS encoding alkene reductase, producing the protein MSTSQLFTSLKMGDLNLSNRMVMAPLTRNRAGEGNVPTDLNRLYYTQRASAGLLITEASQISETALGYPSTPGVHSEAQIKGWKKITDAVHKEGGLIFLQLWHVGRISHPSMLPDNMLPVAPSAIQPQGDAVTYEGMQPFVTPRALELGEIPALVADYVDAAKNAKEAGFDGVEVHSANGYLLDEFLRDGSNTRDDIYGGSVENRMRLLEEVINAVKEVWPSKRVGVRLSPENQFNDIRDSQPQVTFNAVVDMLSKHDLAYLHVLEGDMLNGERKVDYVELKKRFGGLYMANMGYTRATAEDALTQGHADMIAFGQLFIANPDLPERFAQGASLNEPDQSTFYGGDEKGYTDYPALEVDKNIV; encoded by the coding sequence ATGTCGACGTCTCAGTTGTTTACTTCCCTGAAAATGGGTGACCTTAATCTGTCAAATCGGATGGTAATGGCCCCATTAACTCGTAACCGTGCGGGTGAGGGAAATGTGCCTACAGACCTGAACAGGCTTTATTACACTCAGCGTGCCAGTGCAGGTTTATTAATTACCGAAGCCAGTCAAATTTCAGAAACCGCGTTAGGTTACCCGTCTACACCGGGTGTGCATTCAGAAGCGCAAATAAAGGGCTGGAAAAAGATAACGGATGCAGTTCATAAAGAAGGTGGTTTAATCTTTCTACAGTTATGGCATGTAGGTCGTATTTCTCATCCATCGATGTTGCCAGATAACATGTTACCGGTAGCACCGTCGGCAATTCAGCCACAGGGTGATGCGGTTACATATGAGGGTATGCAGCCATTTGTGACACCTCGAGCACTTGAGCTGGGTGAAATACCCGCTTTGGTAGCGGATTATGTCGATGCAGCAAAAAATGCAAAAGAAGCTGGTTTTGATGGAGTAGAGGTTCACTCTGCTAATGGTTACCTGTTAGATGAATTTTTACGTGATGGATCAAATACACGCGATGATATCTATGGAGGCAGTGTAGAAAATCGCATGCGTTTACTTGAAGAAGTGATTAATGCGGTTAAGGAAGTTTGGCCAAGTAAACGAGTTGGCGTTCGATTGTCACCAGAAAACCAGTTTAATGATATTCGAGACTCACAGCCTCAGGTTACATTTAATGCGGTCGTTGATATGTTGAGTAAACATGACCTTGCTTACCTTCATGTATTAGAAGGTGATATGTTGAACGGTGAGCGTAAGGTTGATTACGTTGAGCTTAAGAAACGATTCGGTGGTTTGTATATGGCAAATATGGGTTATACCCGGGCTACTGCAGAAGATGCATTAACACAGGGGCATGCGGATATGATTGCATTTGGCCAGTTGTTTATTGCTAATCCGGACTTACCCGAACGTTTTGCGCAGGGCGCATCGCTTAATGAGCCGGATCAATCTACGTTTTATGGTGGTGATGAAAAAGGTTATACAGATTACCCCGCATTAGAAGTAGATAAAAATATCGTGTAA
- a CDS encoding HPP family protein, translated as MKIFQRNNTEIQLFNDNSLFKKVVFASVGGFIAIAIISFLANYSGYPLIMGSFGASCVLLFGYPESPFSQPKNVIAGHLLSTFIGLSFLHFVGPQWWSMALALSVALGFMIATETVHPPAGSNPLIVFLANADWSFLIMPSFIGSIALLTVALVFINISSKRSYPKSWF; from the coding sequence ATGAAAATTTTCCAAAGAAATAACACGGAGATTCAATTATTCAATGATAACTCACTATTTAAGAAAGTTGTATTTGCATCAGTTGGTGGATTTATTGCTATAGCAATAATTTCATTTCTTGCAAACTACTCCGGCTACCCTTTAATTATGGGTTCATTTGGTGCTTCATGTGTTTTGTTATTCGGTTATCCGGAAAGCCCTTTTTCACAACCAAAAAACGTAATCGCTGGTCATTTATTATCCACTTTTATTGGCCTTAGCTTTTTACATTTTGTTGGCCCTCAATGGTGGAGCATGGCTTTAGCTTTATCAGTTGCATTAGGCTTTATGATTGCAACTGAAACCGTTCATCCTCCTGCAGGTTCAAATCCATTAATTGTATTTTTAGCAAATGCAGACTGGTCTTTTTTAATTATGCCCAGTTTTATTGGCTCAATAGCACTACTTACCGTTGCTCTTGTTTTTATTAACATTTCATCTAAACGTAGCTATCCAAAATCATGGTTTTAG
- a CDS encoding translocation protein TolB, protein MNTRRSFLRSTLSSLAVLSIGSLLGCSNNRIIKPSSSTSLLDEVGVLLPPDENGLMLPDGFTSRVIANSGVAPYSGSPFVWHDAPDGGATFLTSDGGWIYVSNSEIGRNLGGVSSIRFDAAGNIINAYSILDNSNLNCAGGATPWGTWLSCEEINRGFIWECDPYGQMMPVKRPALGRFYHEAITVDLESNYLYMTEDLYDGCFYRFVPDSINSNGYPNLSAGTLEVAVVDSVQFKVNWIPVPDPEASTVATRHQVDSSTEFKGGEGIVYYNGTVSFATKGDNRIWSYNTKTETLSVVYDAGVNQNPILTGVDNITLSQDGELVVSEDGGDLQIVAITNSNKLVPLVQLVGHENSEITGPAFSPDGKRLYFSSQRGAKGVSNDGVTFEVTGPFHS, encoded by the coding sequence ATGAATACACGCAGATCCTTTTTACGTTCGACATTATCTTCATTAGCCGTATTATCCATTGGCTCGTTATTAGGATGCTCTAATAACAGAATCATAAAACCATCATCATCAACTAGTCTGCTTGATGAAGTTGGTGTTTTATTACCACCTGATGAAAATGGCTTAATGTTACCTGATGGTTTTACTTCGCGGGTCATAGCAAATTCAGGTGTAGCTCCTTATTCCGGTTCACCTTTTGTATGGCATGATGCACCAGATGGAGGGGCTACTTTTTTAACTAGTGATGGTGGTTGGATCTATGTATCTAATAGTGAAATAGGGCGTAACCTTGGTGGGGTTAGTTCAATTCGTTTTGATGCGGCTGGTAATATTATAAATGCATATTCAATACTTGATAACTCTAATTTAAATTGTGCAGGTGGAGCAACGCCATGGGGTACCTGGTTGTCCTGTGAAGAAATTAATAGAGGTTTTATCTGGGAGTGTGATCCTTACGGACAAATGATGCCGGTTAAACGGCCCGCGTTAGGTCGTTTTTATCATGAAGCTATTACTGTAGATTTAGAAAGTAATTATCTGTATATGACAGAAGATTTATATGATGGTTGTTTTTATCGGTTTGTACCCGATTCAATTAATAGTAACGGTTATCCGAATTTATCTGCTGGTACGCTGGAAGTCGCAGTGGTTGATTCGGTGCAATTTAAAGTTAACTGGATTCCTGTGCCTGATCCAGAAGCATCAACTGTTGCGACACGTCATCAGGTGGATTCGAGCACAGAATTTAAAGGTGGCGAAGGTATAGTTTATTATAATGGTACTGTCTCTTTTGCAACAAAAGGTGATAATCGTATATGGTCTTATAATACTAAGACGGAAACTCTTTCCGTTGTTTATGATGCGGGTGTAAATCAGAATCCAATTTTGACAGGTGTCGATAATATAACGCTTTCACAGGATGGTGAGCTGGTAGTGAGTGAAGATGGCGGTGATTTGCAGATTGTAGCAATTACTAATTCAAATAAGCTGGTTCCATTAGTTCAGTTGGTCGGACATGAAAATTCAGAAATAACCGGCCCGGCATTTTCACCGGATGGCAAACGATTATATTTTAGTTCTCAACGAGGGGCGAAAGGGGTTTCTAATGATGGCGTCACATTCGAAGTGACAGGTCCATTTCATAGTTAA
- a CDS encoding cupin, which translates to MKLNSDLTLRANLNINNLKWENSPSAGVQRLRLEADDEKPPVERVTTIVSFAPQSSFSGHVHGGGEEFLVLNGTFSDQHADYPEGYYVRNPKGTGHAPHSDEGCRILVKLWQMHPDDQNQLAINTRNENLWKKNRASGEILPLFNADYESVCMMRWPAGLKLSNLSFDAGVEYFVLHGRFYDDEGNYTKGSWLRLPAGSRQNITVTEDCLLLRKTGHLLEPVSYE; encoded by the coding sequence ATGAAATTAAATTCTGACCTAACCCTTAGAGCAAACCTTAATATCAATAACCTGAAATGGGAAAACTCACCTTCCGCGGGTGTACAACGCCTACGACTTGAAGCTGATGATGAAAAACCGCCCGTAGAAAGAGTTACAACCATAGTTAGTTTTGCTCCACAAAGCTCTTTCAGTGGTCACGTACACGGTGGTGGTGAAGAGTTTTTAGTATTAAATGGCACATTTTCAGATCAGCATGCTGATTACCCTGAAGGCTATTATGTACGCAACCCTAAAGGCACAGGCCATGCTCCTCATAGTGATGAAGGTTGTAGAATTCTGGTTAAACTCTGGCAAATGCATCCGGATGATCAAAATCAACTAGCCATTAATACTCGTAATGAAAATCTCTGGAAAAAAAATAGGGCATCTGGTGAAATATTGCCGCTTTTCAATGCAGACTATGAATCAGTATGTATGATGCGTTGGCCTGCCGGATTGAAACTAAGTAACCTCAGTTTCGATGCGGGTGTAGAGTATTTTGTACTACACGGCCGTTTTTATGATGATGAAGGTAACTACACCAAGGGTAGCTGGTTACGTCTACCGGCAGGCTCCAGACAAAATATTACCGTAACAGAAGATTGTTTATTATTACGCAAAACCGGTCATCTACTCGAGCCTGTATCTTATGAGTGA
- a CDS encoding histidine kinase — translation MVEYTSTPVKKDGELLGAVVVFNDITKRKREQDEIRKIYTENQLILQSAGEGVYGLCCEGKTTFVNPAAANMLGYEVEELKGQPMHALLHHTHADGSEYRNTDCPIYAAFKDGSVHHVEDEVFWRKDGSSFPVEYTSTPIRQDGKLLGAVVVFNDITERKQAEQELKQAYEEVEKMKQRLEAENTYLQEEIRTKHNFKEIVGQSYAIKQVLNQIELVAPTMANVLIIGESGTGKELIARAIHDRSERSDRPLIRVNCAAIPHELFESEFFGHMRGSFTGAIKNRTGRFELADGGTIFLDEVGEIPIDLQSKLLRVLQEGQFERVGDETTRTVDVRIIAATNRDLRKEVEKGNFREDLYFRLNVFPVEAVPLRDRLDDIPLLAEHFIELICNRINRESPKLTNANVKQLQTYAWGGNIRELQNVIERAIIVGKGNRLIFNLPKNKNEHIDAVQDTVNIADSGLPYNEIERLARDKVNIIAALRYTKGKISGAEGAAELLGIKPTTLASRMKSLEIDKRDI, via the coding sequence CTGGTTGAATACACGAGTACCCCGGTTAAAAAAGACGGTGAGCTGTTAGGTGCGGTAGTGGTCTTTAATGACATAACTAAACGTAAGCGTGAACAGGATGAAATTAGAAAAATTTATACTGAGAATCAACTCATTTTACAATCTGCAGGTGAGGGGGTTTATGGTTTATGTTGTGAAGGAAAAACGACTTTCGTAAACCCTGCAGCGGCTAACATGCTGGGTTATGAGGTTGAAGAGCTAAAAGGCCAACCGATGCATGCCCTTTTACATCATACCCATGCTGACGGTTCGGAATATCGCAATACAGACTGTCCCATCTATGCCGCATTTAAAGATGGTTCAGTTCACCATGTAGAAGACGAAGTTTTCTGGCGTAAAGACGGCAGTAGTTTTCCAGTTGAATATACCAGCACTCCGATAAGGCAGGATGGTAAGTTGTTGGGTGCAGTTGTTGTGTTTAATGACATAACAGAACGTAAACAGGCAGAGCAGGAATTAAAGCAGGCTTATGAAGAAGTAGAAAAAATGAAGCAGCGTCTGGAGGCGGAGAATACTTATTTACAGGAGGAGATTAGAACTAAACATAACTTTAAAGAAATAGTCGGTCAGAGTTATGCAATTAAGCAGGTGTTAAATCAGATAGAGCTGGTTGCACCGACTATGGCAAATGTTTTAATTATTGGTGAATCAGGCACCGGTAAAGAGTTAATCGCACGAGCAATACATGATAGAAGTGAACGTAGCGATCGCCCTTTAATAAGGGTTAACTGTGCTGCAATACCTCATGAGTTATTTGAAAGTGAATTTTTTGGTCATATGCGGGGTTCATTTACCGGTGCCATCAAGAACAGAACAGGTCGATTTGAACTGGCAGATGGTGGCACGATATTTCTTGATGAAGTTGGTGAGATACCGATAGATTTACAAAGTAAATTATTAAGGGTTTTACAGGAAGGTCAGTTTGAGCGGGTAGGGGATGAAACAACCCGTACGGTAGACGTACGTATTATTGCTGCAACAAATCGAGATTTAAGAAAAGAAGTTGAAAAAGGAAATTTCAGAGAAGATTTATATTTCAGATTAAATGTATTTCCCGTAGAGGCAGTGCCGTTAAGAGACAGACTTGATGATATACCATTATTAGCAGAGCATTTTATTGAATTAATCTGTAATCGTATAAACAGAGAAAGTCCAAAGTTAACAAATGCAAATGTAAAACAACTACAAACATATGCATGGGGTGGAAATATCCGTGAGTTACAAAATGTAATTGAGCGTGCCATTATTGTGGGTAAAGGTAATCGACTTATTTTTAATTTACCTAAGAATAAAAATGAACATATAGATGCGGTTCAGGATACTGTAAATATAGCAGATTCAGGACTTCCCTATAATGAAATCGAAAGATTGGCCAGGGATAAAGTTAATATTATTGCAGCTCTTAGATATACCAAAGGAAAAATATCTGGTGCTGAAGGTGCAGCTGAGTTGTTGGGGATTAAACCTACAACACTGGCATCGAGAATGAAATCGCTAGAAATTGATAAGAGGGATATTTAA
- a CDS encoding LysR family transcriptional regulator — MDVASKLILFADVIDSGSFSKAASLRDVNRSMVSKQIAQLEEHLGVRLINRTTRSLSLTDAGHAIYQHASNIRNQLLETDALVASLREDVSGELRISSTTHFGRKHVMPVIKKLVEDYPELKIDLRLEDRYVDIVGERFDVAIRITSPVDSSLIARKLTNNKLVMVASPAYLDQHGTPQNIADLACHRFVVYAGDSGVLDKWAYYEGSEIKSYSVNVHTKVNDGTALLKSAENGIGIGLTLLSDSHAQLNNGTLVEVLADVKFKAFSSTYIMYPSRSHIPKKTRLFIDRMVEYVTQQDFYIA; from the coding sequence ATGGATGTTGCCAGCAAACTGATCTTATTTGCGGATGTCATAGATAGCGGCAGCTTTAGTAAAGCCGCCAGCCTTCGTGATGTTAATCGCTCCATGGTCAGCAAACAGATTGCACAGCTGGAAGAACACCTTGGAGTGAGACTTATAAACAGGACAACTCGCAGCCTGAGCCTGACCGATGCGGGGCATGCTATCTATCAACATGCCAGCAACATTCGTAATCAACTACTGGAAACCGATGCTCTGGTAGCCTCATTACGGGAAGATGTGAGTGGTGAACTACGTATATCGAGCACCACGCATTTTGGACGAAAGCATGTTATGCCCGTTATAAAAAAACTGGTTGAAGATTACCCTGAACTTAAAATTGATTTACGTCTTGAAGATAGATACGTGGATATTGTGGGTGAGCGTTTCGATGTTGCCATACGTATTACCTCTCCAGTCGACTCATCACTAATTGCACGTAAGTTAACAAACAATAAACTGGTTATGGTTGCCTCGCCTGCCTACCTTGATCAACACGGCACACCACAAAACATTGCTGACCTGGCGTGTCATCGCTTTGTTGTTTACGCTGGAGACAGTGGCGTGCTGGATAAATGGGCGTATTACGAAGGATCAGAAATTAAAAGTTATTCAGTAAATGTACATACCAAGGTAAATGATGGAACCGCCCTGTTAAAGTCTGCTGAAAATGGAATTGGTATAGGTCTGACCCTGCTATCTGATAGCCACGCACAACTCAATAATGGCACACTGGTAGAAGTTTTGGCCGATGTTAAATTCAAAGCATTCTCATCGACTTATATTATGTACCCTAGCCGTAGCCACATACCGAAAAAAACACGCCTGTTCATTGATCGCATGGTTGAATATGTAACGCAGCAGGATTTTTATATTGCTTAG